The following proteins are co-located in the Nitrospiraceae bacterium genome:
- a CDS encoding CpsD/CapB family tyrosine-protein kinase: MIMDKLQSAMDRFKEQQHAAPAPPRSDRSAASGPEVMYSRTRSVAIDEDVLQRHRILTGHHSPFADAYKILRTQVLHRLQENGWNMLGVTSPRDGEGKTLTSINLAIALASEPTQTVLLVDADLRAPRIHEEFGLIPGEGLVECLLDGRSVEDVLFHPGLGRLIVLQGGRVTKQSAEVLTSPRMTALVKELKHRYPSRVVVFDLPPVLDRPDVLAFSPRLDALLLVVEDSKTSGPDLQQAIQVLKGGAPILGTVLNKAGRDQLSLSKVKRATAVEQER; this comes from the coding sequence ATGATCATGGACAAACTCCAGAGTGCGATGGACCGATTCAAGGAGCAGCAGCATGCTGCACCCGCGCCTCCTCGGTCGGACCGGTCCGCGGCGTCTGGCCCCGAAGTGATGTATTCTCGTACGCGTTCAGTTGCGATCGACGAAGATGTCCTGCAGCGGCACCGAATACTGACGGGGCACCATTCGCCATTCGCGGATGCCTACAAGATCCTCAGAACCCAAGTGCTGCACCGGTTACAGGAGAACGGGTGGAACATGCTGGGAGTGACGAGCCCACGGGACGGAGAGGGGAAAACTCTTACGTCGATTAACTTGGCGATTGCCTTGGCGAGCGAACCAACCCAAACGGTTCTCTTGGTGGATGCAGACCTGCGTGCTCCCCGCATTCATGAGGAATTCGGCCTGATCCCTGGCGAAGGATTAGTGGAGTGTCTCTTGGACGGCCGATCAGTCGAGGACGTGCTGTTCCATCCTGGTCTCGGGCGACTGATTGTGTTGCAGGGCGGCCGAGTGACGAAACAGTCGGCCGAAGTCCTTACCTCTCCACGCATGACCGCACTTGTGAAGGAGCTGAAGCATCGATACCCATCGCGGGTGGTGGTGTTCGATCTCCCTCCCGTGCTTGATCGACCGGATGTTCTGGCATTCAGTCCACGACTGGACGCGTTGCTTCTCGTTGTGGAAGACAGCAAAACTTCGGGACCCGACCTCCAGCAAGCGATACAGGTGCTGAAGGGAGGGGCACCGATTCTGGGAACCGTCCTGAACAAAGCCGGCCGCGACCAACTGAGCTTGTCCAAAGTGAAACGTGCCACAGCAGTGGAACAAGAGAGATGA